One genomic window of Amphiura filiformis chromosome 3, Afil_fr2py, whole genome shotgun sequence includes the following:
- the LOC140147242 gene encoding uncharacterized protein → MEAFPANYCSLVTVHKALYLVNSHVCVLKQRPDPAQGGVLRWSLPFHERCLCQGVVAPRQSPAHLCTELDIVNKLWYVDDPTPLTNRIYWNKESLDILLDRAEYCDVDECTLDTDNCDTNAACTNTAGSFTCGCNAGYSGDGVTCTAFPRSCEEISPDLATESNVTLIDPDGPGNLEPFNVTCTTDGITQVHHDLEPNHHVNGPEDPGSYVRSITYIDTSLEQIVALIRISADCRQFIEIKCYGSTFHSGI, encoded by the exons ATGGAAGCCTTCCCAGCCAACTACTGCTCCCTAGTGACTGTCCAcaaag CATTATATCTAGTTAATAGCCATGTGTGCGTGCTGAAGCAAAGACCAGACCCAGCCCAAGGTGGCGTTTTAAGGTGGTCACTGCCCTTTCATGAGAGATGTTTATGTCAAGGAGTGGTAGCACCTAGACAGTCGCCAGCTCATTTATGTACTGAGTTGGACATAGTCAACAAACTGTGGTATGTTGATGACCCAACACCATTAACCAACCGCATATATTGGAATAAAGAGTCACTCGACATATTATTAGATCGAGCTGAATATTGTG ATGTTGATGAATGCACACTGGATACTGATAACTGCGacacaaatgctgcttgcaccaataccgctggttccttcacatgtggatgtaatgccggttacagtggagatggcgtaacatgcacag CTTTTCCTAGAAGTTGTGAAGAAATCTCGCCGGATTTGGCAACCGAGAGCAATGTAACTCTGATTGATCCTGATGGTCCTGGTAACCTGGAGCCTTTTAATGTCACGTGTACGACAGATG GTATTACTCAAGTTCATCACGATTTGGAACCAAATCACCATGTGAATGGGCCAGAAGATCCCGGTTCATACGTGAGAAGTATTACATACATTGACACATCTCTTGAACAGATTGTCGCGCTCATCAGAATTTCTGCTGATTGTCGGCAGTTTATTGAAATCAAGTGCTATGGGTCTACATTTCATTCTGGTATTTAA